Part of the Bdellovibrionales bacterium genome is shown below.
CGATTTACCTCTGAAGTCACGAAGACAAATGAACTGGGAATCTTTAATCGGGGTGACAGGGCTGAAATTGGAACTTTTGAGGATAAGCCTCTCAATAATAATTATTCGCTTAATACAGTCGATATCTGCCCAGTCGGGGCACTGACGGCTAAGGATTTTCGTTTCAGGCAAAGGGTTTGGTATCTAAAGAGCGGAAATAGCATTTGCACGGGCTGTTCCACTGGCTGCAATGTCAAAATTTATTATAACGAGGAGGGGTTGTTCAGGGTGAAGCCTGAATACAATTCTGAAGTGAATGGTTATTGGATGTGTGATCAGGGACGCGACATCTATAAATATTTGAACAAGCCTTCACGTCTTGAATATGTCGTTGTTAAGGATGGCGCCAATACGAAAGTTGAAACCTCCACAGCTAAAGTACTTGGCGAGTTTGGAGTTATTATTCGTCAGGCGATACAGGCGAATTTTCCAGGTAAGGTGGCCCTTGTTTTGACGGGTCAGTACAGTCAGGAAGAATATTCTGCACTTCTTAACTACTTTTTAGCGGATTTAGGTTCTCGAGAGATTTACCATTGGGTAAACAATCCTGAAAAAATGGAAGAATTTGATGGAATTCTGTTTCGAGGTGACCGTAATCCCAATACAAAGGGGCTTCAGCAACTCCTCGCGCGAGAAAAGATCACGGGAAAATGGCAAGATTTAGAGTGGAAATTGAAGAGCAAAGAGATCGATATATTGGTCGTAGCGGGTCCTGAAAATCCTGGAGTTTTTTCTGATTTGGATAAGAAAATAGAGATGTTCAGTCAAGTCAAACGGCTGTTGTGGCTTTCGCCAGCGAAGTTTGAGGCTTTGAATCGGACAAGTACCCCTACCTGGCAAATTCCAGTGAAAAGTTTTTTTGAGAAAGACGGCAGCTACGTCAATGCGAAAGGCAAAACACAGTCTGTCAAAAAAATAGCATCAATTGTTCCTGAAGCACTGTCCTTGGTTGAGGTTGTCACTCTCTTGTCTGGAAAAAATGAAGTCACCAAACAGGATGAGGATGGGTTGAATTGGAAGAAGACCAACTTCTTCGTCCACCAACGAGGTCCGTTATGAGCATCGTAAAAAAACCGGGGGCTTTGTC
Proteins encoded:
- a CDS encoding (2Fe-2S)-binding protein, translating into MPKCKINGIEIEVKEGSKLIEAFKQADASIAHYCWHPALSVAGVCRLCMVEIEGNPRLQIACNTAVTEGMVATNRSEKVKEAVRWGLDFHLINHPLDCPICDQAGECGLQDQYMEFGKYTPEMAERKVKKHKVVSLGEKVVLDSERCILCSRCVRFTSEVTKTNELGIFNRGDRAEIGTFEDKPLNNNYSLNTVDICPVGALTAKDFRFRQRVWYLKSGNSICTGCSTGCNVKIYYNEEGLFRVKPEYNSEVNGYWMCDQGRDIYKYLNKPSRLEYVVVKDGANTKVETSTAKVLGEFGVIIRQAIQANFPGKVALVLTGQYSQEEYSALLNYFLADLGSREIYHWVNNPEKMEEFDGILFRGDRNPNTKGLQQLLAREKITGKWQDLEWKLKSKEIDILVVAGPENPGVFSDLDKKIEMFSQVKRLLWLSPAKFEALNRTSTPTWQIPVKSFFEKDGSYVNAKGKTQSVKKIASIVPEALSLVEVVTLLSGKNEVTKQDEDGLNWKKTNFFVHQRGPL